Proteins from a single region of Kluyveromyces lactis strain NRRL Y-1140 chromosome A complete sequence:
- a CDS encoding uncharacterized protein (no similarity) has product MARTTTKRNVSAATRPQRKNPLRFKPGNSGPKYNRPNAAGPKKTDHMIAATSTNANQTSNSDKSSKFLPMSGHEMNAAKYIMELTRLGYSFDKVQKGSKSNYNFLSKMYNALRLPVNIDSGDISSNEENDVKIAVKENLLTKPTAFQNSIEKQETPKLSQNETEATEFNQSTSAPNVSNTKNRSFALPEERELTAIDSIASEMNEEKLGMALYEQTSRILMKTRLNLLKLKAAANKRVPKFSKELEASLKKKKDLLISDIESFYSTIGLRDEFAPGMNDDFIELGDSFMDKSNHDEHIVNDENELPKRLQSPDQHISMANSKTYQLNLNQASNGLVEPSTIIQDSVIKLKKSTPDHFTPYQSLNLTKRTQPNT; this is encoded by the coding sequence ATGGCGCGAACAACTACCAAGAGAAATGTCTCTGCAGCAACACGACcacaaagaaagaatccATTGAGATTTAAACCAGGTAACTCTGGACCGAAATATAACAGGCCCAACGCAGCAGGTCCTAAAAAAACGGATCATATGATAGCTGCAACTTCTACTAACGCGAATCAAACATCTAACTCTGATAAATCTTCTAAATTTCTCCCAATGTCTGGTCATGAAATGAACGCAGCTAAGTACATTATGGAACTAACGAGATTAGGTTACTCGTTTGACAAAGTACAAAAAGGCTCCAAATCAAATTACAActttctatcaaaaatgtATAATGCCCTTAGACTACCCGTTAATATTGACTCTGGTGACATATCGTCAaatgaagagaatgatGTGAAAATAGCAGTTAAAGAGAATTTACTTACAAAGCCAACTGCTTTCCAAAATTCTATTGAAAAGCAAGAGACACCAAAGCTATCACAAAATGAAACCGAAGCCACAGAATTTAATCAAAGTACCTCTGCACCAAATGTTTCTAATACTAAAAATAGGTCGTTCGCACTGCCAGAGGAACGGGAACTAACGGCAATCGATTCAATTGCATCAGAAATGAATGAAGAAAAGCTTGGAATGGCATTATATGAGCAGACATCCCGTATACTCATGAAGACGAGGCTAAATTTACTGAAGCTAAAGGCTGCAGCAAACAAAAGAGTACCGAAGTTTAGCAAAGAACTGGAAGCGTCTctcaaaaagaagaaagatttacTGATTTCAGatattgaaagtttctATTCCACAATTGGGTTACGAGATGAGTTCGCTCCAGGAATGAACGATGATTTCATCGAATTGGGAGATTCTTTTATGGATAAAAGCAACCACGACGAACATATAGTCAATGATGAAAACGAACTGCCGAAACGTCTACAAAGTCCGGATCAACATATCAGTATGGCGAACTCTAAAACTTATCAACTCAATCTCAATCAAGCTAGTAACGGCCTAGTAGAACCATCCACAATCATACAGGACAGTGTCATTAAATTAAAGAAGTCTACACCAGATCACTTTACCCCGTATCAATCCCTCAATTTAACGAAAAGAACTCAACCTAATACTTAA
- the PRP8 gene encoding U4/U6-U5 snRNP complex subunit PRP8 (highly similar to uniprot|P33334 Saccharomyces cerevisiae YHR165C PRP8 Component of the U4/U6-U5 snRNP complex involved in the second catalytic step of splicing) — protein sequence MSGLPPPPPPPPGFPSYDITSKNHKSKGNEMEKHRSPVGAPPPPPPGFSRVDLGPPPPPPPGIQPGIDILSDKAKNNLPPPPPPPPSSSSTSMIDEAQNDDQHYNGLSRDTKKIRKGKKRVAQKKSGLVHSHKVEMPPEHLRKILNDHMDMTSSRFNSDKRAHLNALRYLPHAILKLLENMPQPWEQVKAVKVLYHVSGAITFVNEIPRVIEPVYTAQWSTMWIAMRREKRDRKHFKRMRFPPFDDDEPPLTYSDTIENLEPSEAITLDLDNYAHDGVKDWIYDTRPLEDNAKAVNGSSYKRWKLDNGVMCSLYRLAKPLIEESNSDKNAKYLFEQKAFFTSKALNNSLPGGPKFEPLYPNEEEEDYNEFNSIDRVIFRIPIRTEYQIAFPQIYAARPRSVETLWYHDPLSCTVKSEMEHSSATFFFGQSLNPTISHSLPHFHTTAENTRDNSFRIPMDVRPLMETQELFFPTTNEAMSLYHAPYPYNKRSGKTTRAQDVALIKRWYQEHPDERYPNKVKSSHQRLLKNIVANELHTDDHTSKKKVKLLQSLANTKFFQETTIDWVEAGLQVCKQGHSMLNLLIHKKGLTYLHLDYNFNLKPTKTLTTKERKKARFGNAFHLIREILKIIKLLVDSHVQYRMGNVDAFQLADGLYYILNHTGQLTGIYRYKYKVMHQIRTCKDLKHVVYYRFNKIIGKGPGCGFWQPAWRVWIFFLRGIIPILERWLGNLLTRQFEGRSTDVVKTTTKQRLDAYYDLELRASVMNDILDMIPDGIKQSKARTILQHLSEAWRCWKANVPWEVPGMPEPIKNIIERYVKAKADGWTSQAHYNRDRIKSGAHVEKIVLKKNLGRLTRLWIKHEQERQKEIEKAGPEVTPAEASAVFSAMVDWLDARNFSPIPFPPLTYKNDTKILVLALENLKEQYVSKVRLNAQEREELALIEEAYDNPHDTLNRIKKLLLTQRLFKPIQLTMMDHYQHISPVYNVDPLEKITDAYLDQYLWYEADRRQLFPSWIKPGDSEIPPLLVYKWCQGINNLDSVWDISKGQSTVLLQTDLQEFVEKMDLTLINRLLRLIIDPTLADYITAKNNVSLIFKDMNHVNKYGLIRGLQFAPFVYQFYGLMIDILILGHERAQELAGPPNEPSEFLQFPDKATETKSPIRLYSRYLDKIHILFHFEESESDELIQDYLMENPDPNFENSVGYNNKKCWPRDARMRLIRHDVNLGRAVFWELTSRVPKSLVNITWENTLSSVYSKNNPNLLFTMCGFEVRILPKSRMEDVISHDEGVWDLVLDSTKERTAKAFLQVSQEAIDEFRGRIQSILMGSGSTTFTKIVGKWNTALIALFTYFRESIVTTEPLLDLLVKSETRVQNRVKLGLNSKMPTRFPPAVFYTPKELGGLGMLSASHILIPASDLRWSKHTDTGITHFRAGMSHEDEKMIPTIFRYITTWENEFLDSQRVWADYAAKRQEAIKQNRRLAFEELEGSWDRGIPRISTIFQKDRHTLAYDKGHRIRRQFKEYSVERSNAFWWTNNRHDGKLWNLNAYRTDVIQALGGIETILEHTLFKGTGFKSWEGLFWEKASGFEDSMQFKKLTHAQRTGLSQIPNRRFTLWWSPTINRANVYVGFLVQLDLTGIFLHGKIPTLKISLIQIFRAHLWQKIHESVVFDICQILDGQMDILQIESVQKESIHPRKSYKMNSSAADITLNSIYKWKVSRPTLLHQTKDSFDATTTDKMWIDVQLRYGDYDSHDISRYVRAKFLDYTTDNVSLYPSPTGIMIGIDLAYNIYDSYGTWFEGLKPLIHNGMKTIMKANPALYVLRERIRKGLQIYQSQVQEPFLNSSNYAELFSNDTKFFIDDTNVYRVTVHRTYEGNVATKPINGCVFTLNPKTGELYLKIIHTSVWAGQSRLAQLAKWKTAEEVSALVRSLPKEEQPKQIIVTRKAMMDPMEVHMLDFPNISIRPTELRLPFSSVLNIEKLNDVVLSATEPQMVLFNIYDDWLTRVSAYTAFSRLILLLRALKTNEEKAKMILLEDPTIPTRANHLWPSFTDDQWIEIETKMRDLILLEYGQKYNVNIASLTQTEIKNLILGQNIRAPSVQRQKMAELEAARNQKTDESSQSATAAMKLKTINAQGEEITVVSSSNYESQSFSSKNAWRSNAISNSLLHLKLKNIYVTAEDFVEDKDVLVFPRNLLKKFVTIADVDVQIAGYMYGSPVKDHPNVKEIKTIALVPQLGSSATVRISPPPSSSKYLNDMELLGWIHTQKVDSKFMSPSEVITHSKMFSDHNESAVDLCINLIPGAVSITGYTLSTTGFNWGLQSKDITDPSPEGFEASFSETAQILLSERIMGNFLVPSSSIWNYAFMGTAFSEDLPYELKLDIPLEFYNELHRAPHFIQFSELAGDEELEPDQENLFA from the coding sequence ATGAGCGGCTTACCCCCACCGCCGCCACCGCCTCCGGGATTTCCCAGTTATGATataacttcaaagaatcacAAATCTAAAGGTAACGAGATGGAGAAGCATAGAAGTCCAGTAGGTGCGCCACCACCTCCACCACCTGGTTTTTCCAGGGTAGATCTGGGACCACCACCGCCCCCGCCTCCTGGAATTCAGCCAGGTATAGATATTCTTTCTGATAAAGCGAAGAATAACTTACCACctccaccaccaccacctccatcgtcatcttcaacatctATGATAGACGAAGCACAGAATGACGATCAGCACTATAACGGTCTTTCGAGGGATACAAAAAAGATCAGGaaagggaagaaaagagTAGCTCAGAAAAAATCGGGCTTAGTTCATTCACATAAGGTAGAAATGCCACCGGAACATCTCAGGAAAATATTAAATGATCACATGGATATGACTTCATCAAGATTCAACTCCGATAAGAGAGCACATTTGAATGCACTAAGATATTTACCCCATGCTATATTGAAACTTTTGGAGAATATGCCGCAACCTTGGGAACAAGTAAAAGCTGTCAAAGTTTTATATCATGTATCAGGTGCTATAACATTTGTAAATGAGATTCCTAGAGTGATAGAACCAGTTTACACTGCGCAATGGTCAACGATGTGGATCGCAatgagaagagaaaagagagatAGAAAGCATTTTAAAAGAATGAGATTCCCTCCTTTTGACGACGATGAACCTCCCTTGACATACTCTGATACCATTGAGAATCTAGAACCTTCAGAAGCCATAACTTTAGACTTGGATAATTATGCTCATGATGGCGTAAAAGACTGGATTTATGATACACGTCCCCTAGAGGATAATGCGAAAGCAGTCAACGGAAGCTCATACAAACGTTGGAAACTTGACAATGGAGTCATGTGCAGCTTATACAGATTGGCAAAACCACTCATTGAAGAGTCGAATTCCGATAAAAACGCAAAATACTTGTTTGAGCAAAAGGCTTTCTTTACTTCCAAAGCGCTAAATAACAGTCTTCCAGGTGGCCCCAAATTTGAGCCTCTATATCCAaacgaagaagaggaagattATAACgaattcaattcaatagaTAGAGTAATTTTCCGCATACCTATACGAACAGAGTACCAGATCGCTTTCCCTCAAATATATGCAGCTCGACCAAGATCTGTTGAAACATTGTGGTACCATGATCCGCTCTCGTGTACCGTTAAATCTGAAATGGAGCACTCATCTGCTACCTTTTTTTTCGGACAGTCTCTCAACCCAACTATTTCGCATTCCCTGCCCCATTTCCACACAACTGCAGAAAACACCAGAGATAACTCTTTTAGGATTCCAATGGATGTCAGACCTTTAATGGAAACACAAGAACTATTTTTTCCCACTACTAATGAAGCAATGTCATTATATCATGCACCATATCCATACAACAAAAGATCGGGTAAAACCACCAGAGCTCAGGATGTCGCTCTAATAAAAAGGTGGTACCAAGAACATCCTGATGAAAGATATCCTAACAAAGTAAAGAGTTCCCACCAAAGactattgaagaatattgTAGCAAATGAACTCCATACCGATGACCACacttcaaaaaagaaagttaaGTTGTTACAAAGTCTAGCAAATACtaaattcttccaagaaacaaCGATAGATTGGGTTGAGGCCGGCTTACAAGTCTGCAAACAAGGTCACAGTATGCTCAATCTCTTGATTCACAAAAAAGGCCTTACGTACTTACATCTTGATtacaatttcaatttaaaGCCAACTAAAACCCTTACAACGAAGGAGAGAAAGAAGGCAAGATTTGGGAATGCTTTCCATTTAATAAGAGAAATTTtaaaaataataaagtTGTTGGTAGATTCTCATGTTCAATATAGGATGGGAAATGTCGATGCGTTTCAGCTTGCTGATGGATTGTACTATATTTTGAACCACACAGGACAACTCACAGGTATCTATAGGTACAAGTACAAAGTCATGCATCAAATTCGTACATGTAAAGATCTAAAACATGTCGTGTATTATAGATTCAATAAAATTATCGGGAAAGGTCCAGGATGTGGTTTCTGGCAGCCTGCATGGAGAGTTTGGATATTCTTCCTTCGAGGCATAATACCGATTCTAGAAAGGTGGCTAGGAAATTTACTCACTCGTCAGTTTGAGGGAAGATCAACTGATGTTGTTAAAACTACTACTAAACAAAGACTCGATGCTTACTATGACTTAGAACTACGAGCATCTGTTATGAATGACATTTTGGACATGATTCCCGATGGAATAAAGCAGAGCAAGGCAAGGACAATTTTACAGCACTTATCTGAGGCTTGGAGATGCTGGAAAGCCAATGTTCCCTGGGAAGTTCCAGGAATGCCCGAGCCAATAAAAAACATTATAGAAAGATATGTGAAAGCAAAAGCTGACGGTTGGACATCTCAAGCTCACTATAATCGTGATAGAATCAAAAGTGGTGCCCATGTCGAAAAAATtgtattgaagaaaaatttaGGCAGATTAACTAGACTTTGGATAAAACATGAGCAGGAAAGgcaaaaggaaattgagAAAGCAGGTCCCGAAGTAACCCCAGCAGAAGCAAGTGCAGTGTTCTCGGCAATGGTAGATTGGCTTGATGCCAGGAACTTCTCACCTATCCCGTTCCCTCCTTTGACTTATAAAAACGATACGAagattttggttttggCACTTGAGAATTTAAAAGAGCAATACGTTTCAAAAGTCAGGCTAAATGCCCAGGAACGTGAAGAGTTAGCTTTAATTGAAGAGGCATATGACAATCCTCATGATACCTTGAATAGAATTAAAAAACTATTGCTAACCCAAAGATTATTCAAGCCAATACAACTAACAATGATGGATCATTATCAACACATATCTCCAGTCTATAACGTTGATCCGTTGGAGAAAATTACCGATGCATATCTTGACCAGTATCTATGGTATGAAGCTGACAGAAGGCAGCTTTTCCCTAGTTGGATAAAGCCAGGTGACTCAGAAATCCCGCCACTTCTTGTTTACAAATGGTGTCAAGGCATTAACAACTTAGATTCTGTATGGGACATCAGCAAAGGGCAATCGACCGTATTGTTGCAAACTGATTTACAAGAATTCgttgaaaagatggatTTGACACTAATAAACAGGCTCCTAAGGTTAATTATCGATCCGACATTAGCGGATTACATTACTGCAAAGAATAATGTCAGTTTGATCTTTAAGGATATGAATCATGTTAACAAATATGGTCTAATAAGGGGATTACAATTTGCACCATTTGTTTATCAATTTTATGGTTTAATGATTGATATTCTCATCTTGGGACATGAAAGGGCACAGGAACTAGCAGGCCCTCCAAACGAACCATCTGAATTCTTGCAATTTCCAGATAAAGCTACTGAAACGAAGAGCCCAATTCGCCTCTACTCACGCTATCTTGACAAAATCCATATTTTATTCcactttgaagaatctgaGTCTGATGAGCTTATCCAAGACTATTTGATGGAAAACCCCGAtccaaattttgaaaattctGTTGGTTAtaacaacaagaaatgcTGGCCTAGAGACGCCCGCATGAGGTTAATCAGACACGATGTTAATCTAGGTCGTGCTGTTTTCTGGGAACTTACATCTAGGGTACCAAAATCACTTGTTAACATAACGTGGGAGAATActctttcttcagtttATAGCAAGAATAATCCTAATTTACTTTTCACTATGTGCGGTTTTGAGGTGAGAATACTACCGAAATCTCGGATGGAAGATGTCATTTCTCATGATGAGGGTGTATGGGATTTGGTGTTGGACTCCACAAAAGAACGGACTGCCAAAGCGTTTTTACAGGTATCACAAGAAGCTATTGATGAGTTTAGAGGTCGTATTCAAAGTATTTTGATGGGTTCCGGCTCCACAACTTTTACAAAAATTGTGGGCAAATGGAATACTGCACTAATCGCTTTGTTTACCTATTTTAGAGAATCTATCGTCACGACAGAACCGTTACTCGACTTACTCGTGAAATCTGAGACTAGAGTTCAAAATAGAGTAAAACTCGGCTTAAATTCTAAAATGCCAACAAGGTTCCCTCCAGCAGTGTTTTATACACCTAAAGAGTTAGGTGGTTTGGGAATGCTCAGCGCATCGCACATTTTAATTCCCGCTTCTGACTTGAGGTGGTCAAAACACACAGATACTGGAATAACACATTTCAGGGCAGGGATGTCCCACGAAGATGAGAAGATGATACCAACAATTTTCCGATACATTACTACCTGGGAGAACGAATTTTTGGACTCACAGAGAGTATGGGCGGATTATGCTGCTAAAAGACAAGAAGCCATAAAACAAAATCGTAGGTTGgcatttgaagaattagagGGTTCTTGGGATAGAGGTATACCGCGGATCAGTACCATATTCCAAAAAGATAGGCATACGCTAGCCTATGATAAGGGTCACAGGATTAGGCGACAATTCAAAGAGTATTCAGTGGAACGTAGTAATGCTTTCTGGTGGACAAATAATCGTCATGATGGTAAATTATGGAACTTGAATGCCTATCGTACGGATGTCATTCAGGCCTTAGGGGGTATCGAAACAATTCTTGAGCACACATTATTTAAAGGAACTGGCTTTAAATCATGGGAAGGACTTTTCTGGGAGAAAGCCTCTGGTTTTGAAGATTCAATGCAGTTCAAGAAACTTACTCATGCACAAAGAACTGGTTTGAGTCAGATCCCTAATCGTAGGTTTACGTTATGGTGGTCTCCGACGATTAATAGAGCGAACGTCTACGTTGGGTTTTTGGTGCAATTGGATTTAACAGGAATATTCTTGCACGGTAAAATTCCAACATTGAAGATATCTTTAATTCAAATTTTCCGAGCACATCTATGGCAAAAAATCCACGAAAGTGTGGTTTTCGACATCTGTCAAATTCTGGACGGCCAAATGGATATACTACAGATTGAATCTGTTCAAAAAGAATCAATTCATCCACGTAAGTCGTATAAGATGAATTCGTCTGCTGCTGACATCACATTGAACAGTATTTACAAATGGAAGGTTAGCAGACCAACATTGTTGCATCAGACGAAAGATTCTTTCGACGCTACCACAACTGACAAAATGTGGATCGATGTGCAGCTTAGATATGGTGACTATGATTCTCATGATATATCAAGATATGTCCGTGCGAAATTTTTAGATTACACCACAGATAACGTGAGCTTGTACCCGTCTCCTACTGGTATTATGATCGGTATTGACTTGGCCTATAATATTTACGACTCCTATGGAACGTGGTTTGAGGGATTGAAGCCCTTGATACACAACGGtatgaaaacaataatgaaAGCTAATCCAGCACTTTACGTTTTGAGGGAGCGTATCAGGAAAGGTCTTCAGATATATCAATCTCAAGTTCAAGAGCCATTTTTGAACTCATCCAACTACGCAGAGCTATTTTCCAATGACACAAAATTCTTTATCGATGATACGAATGTTTACCGGGTCACTGTTCATAGAACTTATGAAGGCAATGTGGCTACTAAGCCTATCAACGGATGCGTGTTTACTTTAAATCCGAAAACAGGTGAActatatttgaaaataattCACACTTCGGTGTGGGCGGGGCAGAGCAGATTGGCTCAATTGGCAAAATGGAAAACCGCAGAAGAAGTAAGTGCATTGGTTAGATCGTTAcccaaagaagaacaacCTAAACAAATTATAGTTACTAGAAAAGCTATGATGGACCCTATGGAAGTACACATGTTAGATTTCCCAAACATTTCGATTCGTCCAACTGAGCTCAGATTacctttttcttctgttttgaaCATAGAAAAATTAAATGATGTTGTTTTAAGCGCTACAGAACCGCAGATGGTTTTGTTCAACATTTATGATGACTGGCTAACTCGAGTTTCTGCCTACACTGCTTTCTCTAGATTGATATTGCTATTAAGAGCGCTCAaaaccaatgaagaaaaagccAAAATGATTCTATTAGAGGATCCTACAATCCCAACGAGAGCTAATCATCTATGGCCTTCTTTTACTGATGATCAGTGGATTGAAATTGAGACGAAGATGCGTGATCTAATTCTCTTAGAGTATGGTCAAAAATACAATGTAAACATTGCTTCTTTGACTCAAACtgaaatcaagaatttgattttaGGACAGAACATTAGAGCTCCATCTGTTCAGAGGCAGAAGATGGCAGAATTGGAGGCTGCAAGAAATCAGAAAACTGATGAGTCGTCGCAGTCTGCCACGGCAGCCATGAAGCTAAAAACAATCAATGCTCAAGGTGAAGAAATTACAGTGGTGTCATCCAGCAATTATGAGTCCCAATCTTTCAGTTCGAAAAATGCTTGGCGGTCAAATGCAATCTCCAATTCATTGCTACATTTGAAGCTTAAGAACATATATGTTACTGCCGAAGATTTTGTAGAAGATAAAGATGTCCTCGTATTCCCACGGaacttgttgaagaagtttgtCACAATAGCTGATGTCGATGTCCAAATTGCAGGGTATATGTACGGGTCACCTGTAAAAGATCACCCTAATGTGAAGGAAATTAAGACGATAGCACTTGTCCCTCAACTCGGCAGTTCCGCAACTGTTCGCATATCTCCTCCCCCCTCATCTTCCAAATATCTCAACGACATGGAACTGTTGGGATGGATACATACCCAAAAAGTCGATTCCAAATTCATGTCACCATCTGAAGTGATCACTCATTCCAAAATGTTTTCAGATCATAACGAAAGTGCTGTTGATTTGTGCATAAATCTAATCCCAGGTGCCGTATCAATTACAGGATATACGTTAAGCACTACGGGTTTCAACTGGGGCTTACAATCGAAAGACATAACGGACCCTTCACCAGAAGGGTTTGAAGCTTCATTTAGCGAGACTGCACAGATTTTATTATCTGAACGCATTATGGGCAATTTCTTGGTACCTTCGTCATCGATATGGAATTACGCTTTCATGGGAACTGCTTTTAGCGAAGATCTACCTTACGAATTGAAATTAGACATCCCACTAGAGTTCTATAATGAACTCCATCGTGCTCCTCACTTCATACAATTCTCTGAACTTGCTGGAGATGAGGAATTAGAACCGGATCAAGAAAATCTATTCGCTTAA